The window GTGCCACGCCGCAGTGGTTCATCGGCATGGATCACAACGGCCTGCGCCGGGCGGCGATGGAAGAGATCAAGAAGGTGAAATGGATCCCGGACTGGGGCCAGAACCGCATCGAGGCCATGGTGGGCAACCGCCCGGACTGGTGCATCTCGCGCCAGCGCACCTGGGGCGTGCCCATCGCGCTGTTCGTGCACAAGGCCACCGGTGAATTGCATCCGCGCACGGCGGAACTGCTGGAGACCGTGGCCCAGGGCGTGGAGAAGGAGGGCGTGGACTTCTGGTTCTCGCGCGGAGCCGAGGAGTTCCTGGGCGGCGAGGCCAAGGACTACGACAAGGTCAAGGACATCCTGGACGTGTGGTTCGACTCCGGCGTGGTGCACTACTGCGTGGGCGAGAAGCGTCTCGGGATCGGACCGGAGCAGAAGGCGGACATCTATCTGGAAGGCTCGGACCAGCACCGCGGCTGGTTCCAGTCCTCGCTGCTCACCTCCGTGGCCATCCGCGGCAAGGCGCCCTACAAGGACGTGCTCACTCACGGGTTCACGGTGGACGAGCAGGGCCGCAAGATGTCCAAGTCCATCGGCAACATGATCGTGCCGCAGAAGGTGATCGGCGCGCTGGGCGCGGACGTGCTGCGCCTATGGGTCGCTTCCACCGACTACAGCGGCGAGCTCACCGTCTCCGACAACATCCTGAAGCACAACGCCGAGGCCTACCGGAAGATGCGCAACACCGTGCGCTACCTGCTGGCGAACCTCTACGACTTCGACCCGGCGCAGCACGCGCTGGCACCGGGCAAGATGCTGGCGCTGGACCTGTGGCTGGTGGAGCGCGCGCGGCAGCTGCAGAAGGAGCTGGTGCAGGCCTACCAGGACTACCAGTACCACCTCATCTACCAGAAGCTCTATGCGTTCTGCGTGGTGGACCTGTCGAGCTTCTACCTGGACGTGGTCAAGGACCGGGAGTACACCACCCGCGCCGACAGCGTGGCGCGGCGCTCCTGCCAGACCGCCATGCATCACGTAGCCGAGGCCATGGTGCGCTGGCTGGCGCCGATCCTGAGCTTCACTGCCGAGGAGATCTGGCACTTCCTGCCGGGCAAGCGCGAGGAGTCGGTGTTCCTGGCCACCTGGTACGCGCTGCCGGAGGCAGCCAAGACCGACATGCGGCTGTGGCAGCGGGTGCTGACGGTGCGCGAGGCGGTGCGCAAGGAACTGGAGAAGCTGCGCGTGGACGGCAAGATCGGTTCGTCCCTGGACGCGGAAGTGGACCTCTACTGCGAGCCGGAGCTGGCGCAGGATCTCGGCGGCCTCGGTGAGGAACTGCGTTTCGCGCTCATCACCTCCTACGCGCGGGTGCATGGCGACGACGGCCGGCCCAAGGACGCGGCGGCAGCCGAGGAAGTACCCGGCCTGTGGCTGAAGGTGAAGGCTTCGGAGCATGAGAAGTGCGTGCGCTGCTGGCATCACCGGGAGGACGTGGGTCAGGACAAGAACCATCCTGGGCTCTGCGCGCGTTGCGTCAGCAACGTCACCGGCGCAGGCGAAGCCAGGAAATACGCCTGATGAAAATCCCCGGCAAGTCCGCATGGCTTGGACTCTCCCTGGCGATCATCGTGCTGGATCAGCTCAGCAAGCGTTACGTGGCGGCGCACATGCACCTCTACGACTCGCTGTACGTGCTGCCGGTGTTCAATGTCGCGCTGCTGCACAACACGGGTGCCGCCTTCAGCATGCTGGCGGGCGCCTCCGGCTGGCAGCGCTGGTTCTTCGTGGTGCTGGCGCTGGTGATCCTCGGGCTCATCGTGGCCTGGCTCGCGCGCATGCCGGCCAATGGCAGCCGCTGGGTGGCAGCAGGCCTCGCGCTGGTGGCGGGCGGCGCCGTCGGCAACGTGTGGGACCGCCTGGCCATGGGCTACGTGGTGGATTTCCTGCAGTTCCACTGGCAGGGCTGGTTCTTCCCGGCCTTCAACGTGGCGGATTCCGCCATCACCCTGGGCGCCGTCATGCTGATCCTGGACGGCGTGTTCATGCAGAGACGCATGCGAGTAGTAAAATAGACCTGAATGGAAATCCTGCTCGCTAACCCCCGTGGCTTCTGCGCCGGCGTGGACCGCGCCATCGAGATCGTCGAGCGTGCCATCGAGCTCTATGGCGCGCCCATCTACGTGCGCCACGAGGTGGTGCATAACCGCCACGTGGTGGAGCGGCTGCGCAACCTGGGAGCCGTGTTCGTGGACGAACTGGACCAGGTGCCGGACGACGGCATCGTGATCTTCAGCGCCCATGGCGTGTCCAAGACGGTACGCGGCGAGGCGGACCGGCGGGGCCTCAGGGTGTTCGATGCCACCTGCCCGCTGGTGACCAAGGTGCACATGGAGGTGAGCCGCTACGCCCGCGATGGGTTGGACGTGGTGCTCATCGGGCATGCCGGCCACCCGGAGGTTGAGGGCACCATGGGACAGTTCGACGCCGGCTTCGGCGGCGCCATCCATCTGGTGGAGACGCCGGCAGACGTGGAGAAGCTCAAGTTGCGCGCGCCGGAGAAGAGCGCGTTCGTGACCCAGACCACGCTCTCCATGGACGACACCGCGCGGGTGATCGACGCGCTGCGGGCGCGCTTCCCCGCGATCCACGGACCGCGCAAGGATGACATCTGCTACGCGACCCAGAACCGGCAGGACGCGGTGAAGAAGCTCGCGCGCCAGTGCCAGGTGCTGCTGGTGGTGGGCTCACGCAACAGCTCCAACTCGAACCGCCTGCGCGAGATCGCCGAGGGCGAGGGCGCGGCGGCCTATCTCATCGACGGGCCCGAGGACATGCAGCAGGCCTGGTTCGCGGGCAAGGACGCGGTGGGCGTGACCGCCGGGGCTTCAGCACCGGAGGTGCTGGTGCAGCAGGTGGTGGAGCGCCTCAAGCAATGGGGCGGACACAGCGCGCGTGAGATCCAGGGCATCCCCGAGAACGTGGAGTTCGCCCTGCCCAAGGTGCTGCGCCGCGTCAGCTAGGCGTGAATATGCAGCCCCGGCCGGCGCGTCCGGCGATCCCGGCTTTTTCTATATACTTTGGCCCGGACTCCCGTCCCAGGGGATGAAAGGGTCATGACTCGTAAGCAGGACGTGATCATCATCGGCGCCGGTGTGGTCGGGCTGCTGTCGGCCCGGGAACTCACGCGCGCCGGGTTCGCGGTGACGGTGGTGGAGCGCGGGCTCACGGGCCGCGAGGCTTCCCGCGCGGCAGCCGGCATCCTCTCCACGTTGTTCCCCTGGCGCTCACCCAAGCCATTGGCGCTCTTGTCGCGCTGGAGCCAGTCCTCCTACGCGATGCTGGCGGACGACGTGCGCCGCGCCAGCGGCATCGATCCCGAATGGACGCCGAGCGGCCTGCTCTGCTTCGACCTGGCCGAGCGGGAAGCGGCCCAGGCCTGGGCGCAGGTGACAGGGCGCGCCATCGACTTCCTGGAAGCGCACGAGGTGAGGCGACAGGAACCGGCGCTCGCGGATCAGGCGCGGCCGGCGATCTTCCTGCCCGGCATCGCGCACATCCACATCTCCCGCTTCCTGCGCGCGCTGCGCGAGGCGCTCTTGAACGAGGGCGTGCCCATCAAGGAGGAGACCGCCGTCACGGGGCTGGTGGAAAAGAACGGAAGGATCACGGGCGTGCGCACCGAGAACGGCGAGCTGCAGGCTGAGCATGTGGTGGTGGCGGCCGGCGCCTGGAGCCAGGGACTCGCGGGCATGGCCGGCATCGAACTCCCTGTGGAACCGGTGCGCGGGCAGATCATCCAGTTCCGGGGGCCGCCGGGCCTGATCGGCCGCGTGTTGTGCCAAGGCGAACACTACCTGCTGGCGCGGCGCGCCGGCGAGATCATCGTGGGCAGCACCCGCGAGCATGTCGGCTTCGACAAGGATGTGACGGCGGAGGCGCGCGACGAGCTGACACGGGTGGCGGGCGAACTCCTGCCGGTGCTGAAGGGCGCCGAGCCCGCTCGCCAGTGGAGCGGCATCCGTCCCGGCTCGCCGGAAGGCATCCCCTACATCGGTCCGCATCCGAGGCTCGCGGGCCTGTGGTTCAACACCGGGCACTACACCAACGGCGTGACGCTGGCGCCGGGCTCGGCGCGTCTGCTCGCCGACCTGATGGCGGGACGCGCGCCCATCCTGGACCCCGTGCCGTACCGGCCGGAGCGCTGACGGCGTGGACCTGGGTATTTTTTGAGCATATACTTAGACTTAGCTATGTCCGACACCCATCGTCCCCTCAACGGCCACGCCCTCGAGCTGCATCTCAAGAAGCACGGTGTGATCCCCACGCCGCAGCGGCTGGAGATCGCCGAGGTGCTGTTCCGCCGCGCGCAGCACATGTCCGCGGACCAGATCATGGCGGCGGTGAACCGCGGCGAGAAGGCCAAGGTCTCCAAGGCCACGGTGTACAACACCCTCAAGCTGTTCTCGGACAAGGGACTGGTGCGGGAGGTGATCGTGGACCCGGCGCGGGTGTTCTACGACTCCACCACCGGCTCACACCACCATATCTACAACGTGGACAGCGGCGAGCTGCAGGACATCCCCTCCCACGAGGTGGCATTCTCCAAGCTGCCGACGCTGCCGGCGGGGATGCAGCCGGACGGCATCGAAGTCATCATGCGGGTGCGCAAGCGCCGGGATTGACCGGTGGCGGCTGGCGGGCGGATTCCCTTATAATTCGCCGCTTCTTCTGGCCCGTCGGGGCAGCAAAAAAGCTAGATGCCGGCGTAGCTCAGTTGGTAGAGCAACGCATTCGTAATGCGTGGGTCGGGGGTTCGATTCCCTCTGCCGGCACCATCTTCACGTTCTTGTCACCTGACGATTGGCAACCATCCCTGGTGCCGTGACCGGCCCGGCCGTCCTTGGCCGGTCGCTCAGGCGGACGCGAGCCATGCTCGCGTGAAAACACCGCCTTCGCCCTCTGCCGGCACCACCTTCTCTTTTCCCTCATAAATAAAAAGCACCACGGGCTTTCACCCGTGGTGCTTCGTATATCCCGTCTCGGACCGGATCAGCGGCCCGGGGCGTAGAGCGCCGGCTGCTCCAGATGGCGCACGGTGATGGACTCGGACAGGGCGTCGTCGTCCTCTTCCACGTGGGGAGCGAGTAGGTCCGTGGAACGGACCCAGCCGCGGTTCTCCACCAGGAGATGCAGATGGCCATGGTCGATGCGGGCATCCAGCGCATGAACCTCGGCCTTCGCCGCCACTCTCTCCACCAGGTTCTTGACGTCTTCTTCAATACCTGCGAAGCACATAGTTTCCACCTCTACTACTGAATCCGCCGCCGGAACTCAGGCTCCGGCGAGCACGTAATCCGCGACCTCGTTGACGATGCGGTCCGGCAGGATCGCTTCCACATCCGCGCCGGCGACTTCCAGTCTCAGGTCCTCGAGCACCGGGCGCCCGGTCAGTTCGCTGGTGCCGGGCCTGCCGAAGACATCCAGCGTGAGCCATCCCTGGGCGGCGCGACCGCACAGTTCCGGCGGGATGCGCCTTGGGCCGCCGCACTGGAGTTCGGGGTGGAAGAGCAGCAGCACCTCCACCTGGGCGAGCGGCACCGGATGTCTCGGTGCCTGGACATTGAACCGCGTCACTGCATGCATGGTCACTCCGGTATCCACCCGATTCGTACTAGGGTGAATACAGTAAAGCGGAGCGGATGCCGGCCGCCCAGCCCCCCGGAGGGGCTGGACAAACTCAGCGCAGCGTCTTGCGGATGACGAGCTTGAGGCCGGACCAGACCTCGTCCACGGCACAGACCTTCACGTCCACGAGCCCCAAAGGCAGCGCCAGCTTGCGCACCACGTCTTCGGTCAGGTCGGTCTCGACCTTGGAGGCCTGCTTGGGCCATGAGATCCAGATGGTGCCGTCGCGCTGGATGGCAGACAGGAGACGGGGAAGGGCGGCAGCGAGCTCCGCCTTGCGCCGGGTGAAGAAATGGATGAGGTCGAGACCCTTGCCCGCGCGGCCCATGAGCTTGACGCCCTCCGGCAGGGGCGCGAGGAGACGCGGGTAGTCCTTGGGCGCACCCTTGGCCCAGACGCGGTGGCCTGGCTTGATGCCGAGTTTCATCGCGAGGGGCGTTCCGGAGTAGCCGACCATCAGGGCTGTTCCAGCCCGCGCGATTCTCCCTGGCGCATGACCCAGAAATCGTCGGCGCCGAGATCGCTCTCCCGCAGCGCGCGCCGCAGGATATCCACGGGCTCTTCCAGGCCATCGTCCGCAAGCTCGAAGGTGCCCCAGTGGATGGCGAGGGAGCGGCGCACGCCGAGCTCTCGGTGCAGCCGCACGGCTTCTGGCGGATCCACATGCTGGGGCCGCATGAACCAACGGGGGGCGAAGGCGCCGATGGGCAGGGCCGCGAGGTCAGGGGGACCCAAGCGGCTCGCGATCTCCTGCAGGCGCGGGGTGTAGCCGGTGTCGCCGGAGAAATAGAAGCTGAGGCCCGCGGCCTTCACCACCCAGCCGCACCAGAGGGTGCGGTTCCGGTCGAAAGGGGTGCGCGCGCTCCAGTGCTGGGCGGGGACGCAATGGACCTCAAGATCCCCGTGGCCGTGCTTCTCCCACCAGCCCAGCTCGTGGACGTGACGGATGCCGCGGCGCTCGAACCAGGGCTTGAGGCCCCTGGGGGCGTAGCAGACGAGGTCAGGGTTGGCCCGGTGCAGCGCACGGATGCTGCGGTCGTCCAAGTGGTCGTAGTGGTTGTGGGAGATGAACACCACGTCCACCTTGGGCAACCCGCCGGCCTGCGCCGGCGCGGGCACGAGGCGCTTGGGGCCCATGAAGGAGAAAGGCGAGGCACGCTCGCTCAGGTGCGGATCGGTGATGATGTGCAGCCCACCCAGGCGCAGCAACACGGTGGCATGCCCCAGCCACCAGGTGCGCGGTCCGGGATCCGGCGTGAAATCCGGTGGCACGCACCAGCGCTCGGCGAAGGCCTGGTAGCCCCCTGGGGGCGGCTGGGGGACACCGGCGAGGTATTTCTCAAGGCGCCAGCGTAAGAGGCCCTTGCCGATGGGCATGTGCGGATCGAGGTTCGTGTAGGTCTTGCCCACGCGTGCGGCTCAGTCCTCGTCGATGATGGTCTGCACCACCACGCCGCAGAAGCTGGCTTTGCGGTCCACCTTCATGATGGGGTAACGCGGGTTGAGGGGCTTCAGGTAACGCACGCCGCCCTCGACGACGAGCTGCTTGAAGGTGGCCTGCTTGGAATCCTCCAGACGCACGATCACCGGACTGCCGTGGATCGCCTCCCGGTCCGGGTCCACGATGATGATGGAACCCTGCGGGTAGGTAGGACGGCCGTTGGGGTTCTCCATGCTGTCACCCACGACGCGTAGCGCGTAAGCGCGCGAGCCGACCTTGCGGGTGGTGTACACCGACTTCTCCCCCTCGCCGGGCCGATAGATGTCGACCACGTCATTCCATTGACCGGCCTGCACCCAGGAGATGAGCGGCAGGTTGAAGAGCCCGGGGCCCGGGCGGGTGTTGTCGGCGGTCTTGCGGCCGCCCTTGACGCGCATGTTGCCGGCGCCGGTGGCGATCCACTCGGCGGAGAACCCCGTGAAGTTCTGCATCGCGAACAGGTTGGCGGGGCGCAGGTTCTTGATGTCGCCATTCTCCCATTGGGATACGGCGGCCTTGGACACGCCGAGGTGGCGCCCGAACGCCTCCTGAGACAGCTCGAGCTCCTCGCGGATGAAGTGGATGCGGTCGCCGGGTGTCTTCATGGTTAAGTTCACTTTACCACATGATTAGCATGCTTGACAACGTGTGTTCAGTATGCTTTACTCTCACCACGCCCCGATCTCTGCGCCACCTGCCCTCGGGCAGGGCGGGCAGCTATTGGGAAAAGGGAACCCAAGCGAGGATGGAAGCCATGAGCGCATACGTGGAAGTGGTGAGCAAAAGGGAACTGGCGGTGAAGATCCATTACTGGGCGCAGGACATCCTGCGGAATAACGCGACCTGCGGCCTGGGCAAGACGCCGGAGGGCAAATACCAGGTGGTGTGGCCGGGGCTGATCAACCAGTGGATATTCTGCCCGGAGGAGCATGGCCAGTACCTGGGCACGCTGGACCGGCACAGCGGGACCGCGGACGTGGAGCACATGCTGGAGGGCGAGCAGTGAGGCGCCGGCGGCGCTACGCGCGCGAGCGGCACCTGTTCGACGTCTGGGCGCGCTGGTGCGAGCGGCAGTGGGACGAGTCGCTGGGTTTGCCGCGGGTGACATGGCTGGCGAAGCTCATGCAGTACGGTGAGCGCATGGGCGTGATGCATGCGGCGAGCGAGCACCTGCCGCCGGACCACTCGGATGCGGAGTCGGTGGAGCAGTACATGCATTGGCTGAAGGGCGCCTGCCCGCCGATGCATGCGGCGTTGATGGCGAGGCACCGTGGCATCTGCCTGGAGCGCAAGGCGGCGGTGTCCGGCGTGAAGCAGGGAGCGGAACGGTACTATGCCGCCTGCCTGCTGGCGGACGGCTCAGCGGCCGGTGTGCAGCGTTTCCGGCGCCTGTGCGAGCAGGGTTACCGTCTCTACCAGGATGGTGCGGGCCGGCCCAAGGCGGCCTGACGGCCGCCCGGGGGCTGGGTCACTTGAAGATGCGGCGGATCTCGGGCTTGATGCGCGCGAGCTCCTCGCCGTGGGCCTGGGCCAGGGCCTCGAGGGTGCTCTCGCCCTCATCGGTGAGACGCAGGTGCGCGACGCGGCGGTCACGCTGCGAGCGCACGCGCTGCACGAGACCGTGCGCCTCGAGGCGGTTGATGAGGCCCACTGCGCTGTTGTGGCGCACGCCGAGGTAGGCGGCGAGGCCGTTCATGCTGAGACCCTCGGGCTCGTCGCTGACGCGGATCGCGAGCAGGGTCTGGTACTGCATGGACGTGACATCGTGGCGCTTGAGGATGTCCTTGCTGCCGGACATGAAGTCGCGCAGCGCGGCACGCCAGTCGGCGACCAGGCGGAAGACTTCCGGGACTTCGGTAGAAGCCGGGTGGACTGAGGGCGGTGCGGATGTAGTCTGATTTTTGGCCATATCCATCATCACTGGAACCTCCACTGTTCGTAGGATAGACCCGTACGACATAAAAAAACAGGTTAGATACATTACGTTACAGGCCATCACTACCTAGAACGCCGGATGCGACACATCCGTTGACGTGTGTGCACGGGATGATGGAATCGTGGACGAAAAGGTCTGTCGCCACAATCAAGTAAAGCCCGGCGGCACCGCAACGGGATGCATACGGGATGTGACGGAATCTAAAACGCGAAAAAGCATGCTTCCGGGCGGGGGCCACCGCCCGGAAGCATGCCGAGACCGATCAGAAGCCGAAGCTGGCGCTCAACTCGATGAAGCGCGCGGGCAAGAGATAGGACTGGCTGTCGCCGAGCTCGCTGTTGGAGACGGGGTCGCGACGATCGTTGAGATTGCGGCCCTGCAGGTTGAGGCTCCAGGTGTCGAAACGGTAGCCCACGCCGGCGTCGAAGGTGGTGTACGCGGGCGTCGAGACGCTGTTCTCCGGGTCGAAGTAACGGCTGCCCACGTAGCGCAGCACCGCGTTGGCGGTGAAGCCGCGTGCCGGCATGTAGAACAGGCCGGTGGAGAAGAGGTCCATGGGCGAGAGCTCGAGGCGATTGCCCGCGTCCTGCACCAGGCCCGCGGGCGTGCCGTCAGTGTCATGCAGGAAGTCGCGGTAAGCGGCCTTGTGGTAGCTGTAGGCCACCTGCCAGCGCCAGTCGTCGGCGATGCGCCAGTCGGCCTCGAGTTCCACGCCCTCGAAGCGCTGCTTGCCGCCGTTGGCGATGCCGGGTGTGCCGCCGTTGTTCACCGCGACCACGGTGTTGTTCATGTCGGTGAGGAAGGTGCTCGCCTCCCAGTCGAGGGCGCCCTGCATGAGGGTCCCCTTCACGCCGAACTCATAGGCCTGGGCGGTCTCGGGCTCGAGGATGTCCGGCTCCGCCTCGGGGCCGAAGTCGATGGCGGCAGGCTTGTAGGTGTTGCGGTAGTTGCCGTAGATCACCATGTCGTCGGCGCCGTCGGTCCAGGCCTCGTAGCTCAGGGCGAGCAGGCCGGAGAAGCGCGTGTCGCTGCGGTGGTCGCCGTCGAGTTCCGCGTCCTCGGCGGGATCGGAGGGCAGGAATGCGGTATCAGTGCTTTCCACGTCGTGGTTGAGCTGCAGGCCGAACTGGAAGTCCCACTTCGGTGCGAAGGCCCAGTCCATGCTCGTATACAGGCCGCTGAAGGTCCGCCGGTCCGAGAGGCGGGTGCGCTCGTCCACCGGCACGGAGGTGCTGGGGGGTGGGTTGGCGCCATCGAGATGTACGAAGTACTCGAAGTTGGAGCTGGCCTGGGAGCCGGAACCCTGTAGCAGGCTGAAGCCGGTGACGACGTGCATATCGTCCTGCACCGGGAAGGTGAGGTGGCTGTCGAAGTAGATGTCGGTGCGGTCCTGGGTCTGGTTGAAGCCGTCCGCATTCGGCGCACCGGTGTCGGTGAGCGAGTCGGAGCGCAGGAAGCCGCGGATGTTGCGCTGGTGGGTGAACACGGTGGACAGCACGGTGCTCCACTCGGCCCACTTGAGGTCCGCGTCGTCGGCGAGAGTCAGGCCGACCCGGTCTTCGTCCATGCGCGCGTCGCTGGGATTGTTGTTGCTGTCCTCCGGCACGAGCGGCGTGAGCTCGGTGTCGCCGGGGGCGAGCGGGCGCGGGCTGGCGGGGTCCTGGCGGATGGACAGGCCGTCCACGTCCAGCCTGAACTCCCCGCTGGCGGTGGTGACGGAGTTGCGCAGCAGGACGTGGGAACGGCCCCACTCGGCCCGGTCGTCCGAGAAACCCTGCTTGGTGTAGTCGGCGATCAGCGACTGTTCGATGGCTCCATCCTGGGTCAGGGGCAGGGTGACGCCGACACTATGGCTGCCGTAGGAGCCGACCGAGACGCGGGCCTGGCTGCCGGGTGCGCCGGCCTTGATGTGGATGACGTTGATGACGCCGACGAAGGAGGTGGCGCCGTACTTGACCGGGGCCGAACCGCGGATCACCTCGATGCGGTCCACGCCGGTCAGGTCCACGGTAGCGAGGTCCGGGTTGAAGGCGCCGCCCACCGGCACGCCGTCCACCAGCAGCAGGAAGGCATCGAACTCGGCGAGGCCCTGGAACTGGGGCACGGAGGCCGTCGGGCCGTTGTCGCCGCCAGGACCGATGTCCACGCCGGCGGTGAGGGCAAGGGCGCTGCGCAGGTCGACGGCGCCCAGGGCCACGAGCTGGTCATGGGTGATGACGTCGATGCTCTGGGGCACGGTGCCAAGGTGCTCCGGCATGGGCGTGGCGGTGACCTCGATGGCTCCCAGGGACTGGGTACCCTCCGGAGCCTGGTCGTCTGACCAGGCGAGGGGACTCACGGCGAGGCCCGTGACGAGGCAAGCCAGGGTCAGGCGTGGGAAGCGGATATCCATGAACCGTTCCTTTTATCTTTAAATAAGGGGAGGGCACGAGGGCGCCGCCAAATCCGATTTGACGATGCGTCCGCGGCGAAGTTCCGGTTAAAAACCCATCCGGATGCAAAGTACGCGCATTATAGTAGAAGCACCGCAAGAAACAGGCAGTCGGGGACTGCCGGAGGATAGGAGGATGGCAAGCCACAAGGCATGGAAGGCCGGCGTGCTCGTGACGCTGATGGCGGTCACCGCCGTAGTACAGGCCGATCCCACGGCGCGGCAGAAGGAAGTGGCGCAGAAGGGTGGGATGGTGATGCCCTTCGACCTGCATAACTCAACGCACATCTTCATGAAGAGCGGCGACGGCGGCACCCAGCAGGTGCTGGCGAAGGACCCGACGGACCTAAAGCTCATCCAGCAGATCCGCATCCACCTCGGCATGGAGGCGGAACGTTTCAGCAGGGGCGACTTCACCGACCCCATGCGCATCCATGGCGCGGACATGCCGGGATTGAGCTACCTGCGATATCTCAAGCCCGGACAGGTGCAGGTGAAATACCACGACCTGCCGAACGGCGCCGAGATCCAGTACAGCGGCCGCGACAAGGCGGCGGTGGACGCGCTGCACCAGTGGTTCGATGCCCAGCTCAGCGACCACGGACAGGATGCGACCGACCAGCCCCCGGGCTGACGTCCCTTGCGTCGCAGGGATCAGTGGGACGCGGCCAGTATGGCGCTGAAGACGCCGTCTACCTCGTCCTGGCTTTCCACATAGAACGCAGCGCTGGAGTCCGGCTTGTTGCCCACGCGGATCCCGAGCACCTGATCGGGGCGGTTCAGGCTGAAGATATCCTCGTCGGTCTCGTCGTCCCCGATGTAGATGGCGCGCGCGCATCCAACCCGGGCACAAGCCACCAGCAGCGCCGAGCCTTTGTTCGGAGCCTCGTGGAGCAACACATTGACCACCGCCTTGCCGGGGACAACACGGGCGCCAGGCAGGCGTGACACGGCCCGCATCACGAGATCACGCGCCACCGTCCAATCCGGGCTGCTGCGGTAGTGGATCGCCAACGAATAACGCTTGTCCTCTACGCTGATTCCCGGTGACGCTGCCAGCTGGCTGGCCAGCTGATCGCGCCAGGACGCGACCCGGCTTTCCAGAAAGCGAGACACGACGCTGGCACCTTCGGCGCCATGGTTTCCGATGATCTCGACCGGCAGGTCGGAGAGCAGGCGACGTGCATCGGCGACAGCCCGGCCGGTGATGACCACGGTCGGGTAGCGGGACGCCGCCCGCTCCAG of the Gammaproteobacteria bacterium genome contains:
- a CDS encoding TonB-dependent receptor, coding for MDIRFPRLTLACLVTGLAVSPLAWSDDQAPEGTQSLGAIEVTATPMPEHLGTVPQSIDVITHDQLVALGAVDLRSALALTAGVDIGPGGDNGPTASVPQFQGLAEFDAFLLLVDGVPVGGAFNPDLATVDLTGVDRIEVIRGSAPVKYGATSFVGVINVIHIKAGAPGSQARVSVGSYGSHSVGVTLPLTQDGAIEQSLIADYTKQGFSDDRAEWGRSHVLLRNSVTTASGEFRLDVDGLSIRQDPASPRPLAPGDTELTPLVPEDSNNNPSDARMDEDRVGLTLADDADLKWAEWSTVLSTVFTHQRNIRGFLRSDSLTDTGAPNADGFNQTQDRTDIYFDSHLTFPVQDDMHVVTGFSLLQGSGSQASSNFEYFVHLDGANPPPSTSVPVDERTRLSDRRTFSGLYTSMDWAFAPKWDFQFGLQLNHDVESTDTAFLPSDPAEDAELDGDHRSDTRFSGLLALSYEAWTDGADDMVIYGNYRNTYKPAAIDFGPEAEPDILEPETAQAYEFGVKGTLMQGALDWEASTFLTDMNNTVVAVNNGGTPGIANGGKQRFEGVELEADWRIADDWRWQVAYSYHKAAYRDFLHDTDGTPAGLVQDAGNRLELSPMDLFSTGLFYMPARGFTANAVLRYVGSRYFDPENSVSTPAYTTFDAGVGYRFDTWSLNLQGRNLNDRRDPVSNSELGDSQSYLLPARFIELSASFGF
- a CDS encoding aspartate carbamoyltransferase, yielding MASHKAWKAGVLVTLMAVTAVVQADPTARQKEVAQKGGMVMPFDLHNSTHIFMKSGDGGTQQVLAKDPTDLKLIQQIRIHLGMEAERFSRGDFTDPMRIHGADMPGLSYLRYLKPGQVQVKYHDLPNGAEIQYSGRDKAAVDALHQWFDAQLSDHGQDATDQPPG
- the otsB gene encoding trehalose-phosphatase, which codes for MMHLFSPAGMAELGRFSGPGTLLGLDYDGTLAPITANPDEARIPSHTRACLERAASRYPTVVITGRAVADARRLLSDLPVEIIGNHGAEGASVVSRFLESRVASWRDQLASQLAASPGISVEDKRYSLAIHYRSSPDWTVARDLVMRAVSRLPGARVVPGKAVVNVLLHEAPNKGSALLVACARVGCARAIYIGDDETDEDIFSLNRPDQVLGIRVGNKPDSSAAFYVESQDEVDGVFSAILAASH